In one window of Tumebacillus algifaecis DNA:
- a CDS encoding FixH family protein — MRLQISRAVLILSLLTVPLLGCSRSDSSVAPAVVPLAVSVQTDPAVPHAEQQTSFLVEVTERDKPVVQAEVSLYLEMREMDHGEHVIRLVETSPGQYRGAGTFPMSGTWVTHVRVKREQGTESVNGEVTVSD; from the coding sequence ATGAGACTACAGATAAGTCGTGCAGTGTTGATCCTGAGTTTGCTCACGGTGCCTCTGCTAGGTTGCAGTCGAAGTGACAGCAGCGTTGCACCCGCTGTAGTGCCGCTTGCGGTCAGCGTTCAGACAGACCCTGCGGTTCCCCATGCTGAGCAGCAGACCTCCTTTTTGGTGGAGGTTACAGAGCGAGACAAGCCGGTTGTGCAAGCAGAGGTCTCGCTGTATTTGGAGATGCGGGAAATGGATCACGGGGAACATGTGATCAGACTTGTGGAGACGTCACCTGGTCAGTATCGAGGAGCCGGGACGTTTCCGATGTCTGGAACTTGGGTCACGCACGTTCGAGTAAAACGGGAGCAAGGTACAGAATCGGTCAATGGCGAAGTAACCGTGAGTGACTAG
- a CDS encoding MBL fold metallo-hydrolase, protein MSMKLRVLGETGPYPAPGGATTGFLLSTEQGNVLIDAGSGVMSELTKHLAIKDLHAVIITHHHADHTSDLNVLQYGVMIHRLQGLRDEPITVYANGAPAEEFAKVGLDGHVQAVPLTSDSKLELCGMTFTFADTVHAIPCLAVSAEYQGKRFVFSGDSGPSENLERLATGADFFLCEASWLEQDRGPAHIGHLTSKEVGEIGKRVGVKQLCLTHFYPEYDRSLLKAEAEAEFGREVLIATQGAVFEI, encoded by the coding sequence ATGAGCATGAAACTGCGCGTGTTGGGCGAAACGGGCCCATACCCGGCTCCAGGTGGAGCAACGACTGGATTTTTATTATCGACTGAGCAGGGAAATGTGCTGATCGACGCAGGGAGCGGCGTGATGTCCGAGCTGACCAAACATCTCGCGATCAAAGACCTCCATGCGGTGATCATCACCCACCATCATGCCGATCATACGAGCGACTTGAACGTGTTGCAGTACGGCGTGATGATTCATCGTCTGCAAGGGTTGCGTGACGAACCGATCACCGTCTATGCCAATGGAGCTCCGGCCGAAGAGTTTGCAAAAGTGGGCTTGGACGGTCATGTGCAAGCGGTGCCGCTGACGAGTGACAGCAAACTGGAGTTGTGCGGCATGACCTTTACGTTTGCCGATACGGTGCATGCGATTCCCTGTTTGGCAGTGTCTGCCGAGTATCAGGGCAAGCGTTTCGTCTTCTCTGGCGACTCTGGGCCATCTGAGAACTTGGAGCGCCTGGCAACGGGGGCTGACTTTTTCCTCTGTGAAGCGTCATGGCTGGAGCAGGATCGCGGTCCAGCGCACATCGGGCATCTCACCTCGAAAGAAGTGGGGGAGATCGGGAAGCGAGTCGGGGTGAAGCAACTTTGCCTAACCCACTTCTATCCGGAGTACGACCGCTCACTGCTGAAAGCGGAGGCCGAGGCGGAGTTTGGCCGTGAAGTGCTGATCGCAACACAAGGTGCAGTGTTTGAGATCTAG
- a CDS encoding dipeptidase translates to MEYGKTLVIDGHADILYRMEKEGLRFYEDKDNLHLNYDRIVKAGIDLQFFVLFVEPKYTPAEQLTIHLNMIEQFYSEVVGGGKFRPILKKGDLERNLAAGYRSGLLSIEGGDCIQSDLRILRTMYRLGVRAMGLTWNQANCIADGCGEKIDRGLTPFGRDVVREMNRLGMIVDVAHLGEKGFWDVMEVAKAPVIASHANARAIHDHRRNLHDNQLQALFKTGGLIGVTFVPMFVGTGDVAISDLMRHIDHILELGGEDHLGIGSDFDGIEWTMTDLRHGGDLPRLQERLFKAYGEDVMKKIMGGNFKRVIDSILKG, encoded by the coding sequence ATGGAATATGGGAAGACATTAGTGATCGACGGTCACGCGGACATTCTGTACCGGATGGAGAAGGAAGGTTTGCGTTTTTATGAAGACAAGGATAATCTGCACTTGAACTATGACCGCATCGTCAAAGCGGGGATTGATTTGCAGTTCTTCGTGCTGTTTGTGGAACCAAAGTACACACCAGCGGAGCAGCTCACGATTCATTTAAATATGATTGAACAGTTTTATAGTGAAGTGGTCGGTGGGGGCAAATTTCGTCCGATTTTGAAAAAAGGCGATTTGGAACGCAATCTGGCGGCAGGGTATCGCTCCGGTCTGTTGTCGATTGAAGGCGGGGATTGCATCCAATCTGACCTGCGCATCTTGCGCACGATGTATCGACTTGGTGTCCGGGCGATGGGGCTGACATGGAACCAGGCTAACTGCATCGCAGATGGATGCGGGGAGAAGATCGACCGTGGATTGACACCGTTTGGTCGTGATGTGGTCCGTGAGATGAACCGCTTGGGTATGATTGTCGATGTGGCGCATTTGGGGGAAAAAGGGTTTTGGGACGTGATGGAAGTCGCAAAGGCGCCGGTGATCGCTTCCCATGCGAATGCACGGGCCATACATGATCATCGTCGCAACCTGCATGATAACCAGTTGCAAGCGTTGTTTAAAACGGGTGGCTTGATCGGTGTCACGTTTGTTCCAATGTTTGTCGGGACCGGTGACGTCGCCATTTCCGATCTGATGCGCCATATCGATCACATCTTGGAATTGGGTGGCGAAGATCATTTGGGGATCGGTTCTGACTTTGACGGGATCGAGTGGACGATGACCGATCTGCGTCATGGCGGTGATTTGCCTCGATTGCAGGAGCGATTGTTTAAAGCATACGGCGAAGACGTGATGAAAAAGATAATGGGTGGTAACTTTAAGCGCGTGATCGACAGCATCTTGAAAGGGTAG
- a CDS encoding LysR family transcriptional regulator: MEIRQLNTFKTVAEVRGFTKAAELLGYAQSSVTAQIQGLEEELGALLFDRLGKKIVLTDAGERLLPFALEMVRMHDEAIEAMQIDTQFAGTLTVGASESLAAYRLPEIIREYRRLFPQVKIVLRPGHCPEMRQQVRNGQIDFAFLLEPEGETSDLYRETLVVERMALVAPIDHPLAHKERVQPQDLAGESFLHTEPGCSYRGLFEQQLQTHGVEQSIALEFWNIEAIKSCVMAGLGISYLPRISVETELREGKLTALAWDDSASRVATRIIHHKNKWLSPLHSEFLRLVREYATNWRG, from the coding sequence GTGGAGATCAGGCAGTTGAACACGTTTAAAACGGTAGCAGAAGTGAGGGGTTTTACCAAAGCGGCGGAGCTGCTTGGCTACGCTCAATCGAGTGTGACCGCGCAGATTCAGGGGTTAGAAGAAGAGCTTGGAGCTTTGCTGTTTGATCGCTTGGGGAAAAAGATCGTGTTGACCGATGCGGGGGAGCGGTTGTTGCCATTTGCTCTGGAGATGGTGCGGATGCATGATGAAGCGATCGAGGCGATGCAGATCGACACACAGTTCGCGGGGACATTGACGGTCGGCGCGTCGGAGTCGTTGGCCGCCTATCGGTTGCCAGAGATCATTCGAGAGTATCGGCGGTTGTTCCCGCAAGTGAAAATCGTGTTGCGGCCAGGACATTGTCCTGAAATGCGGCAACAGGTGCGAAATGGGCAGATCGACTTTGCTTTCTTGCTTGAGCCAGAGGGGGAGACATCCGATCTGTACAGGGAGACGTTGGTTGTGGAACGTATGGCGTTGGTTGCGCCGATCGACCATCCATTGGCCCATAAGGAGCGGGTGCAACCGCAGGATTTGGCAGGCGAGTCGTTTTTGCACACCGAGCCGGGATGTAGCTATCGCGGGCTGTTTGAACAACAGTTGCAAACTCACGGGGTCGAGCAGTCGATCGCGCTGGAGTTTTGGAATATTGAAGCGATCAAAAGCTGTGTGATGGCGGGGCTTGGCATTTCTTACTTGCCGCGGATCAGCGTAGAGACTGAACTGCGGGAAGGGAAATTGACCGCTCTTGCTTGGGATGATTCGGCGAGCCGTGTCGCGACCCGGATCATCCATCATAAAAACAAATGGCTTTCTCCGCTCCACAGTGAGTTTTTGCGGCTGGTTCGCGAGTATGCAACAAATTGGCGAGGGTGA
- a CDS encoding CobW family GTP-binding protein: protein MAIPVYLLTGFLGSGKTTLLKTLLLAVKEQGLKAAVLMNEFGKVSVDTLLLQGTAVPTVDLIEGCVCCTVRGSLTGAMMQLVEEHRPDLIFLEATGVALPLEIVDSLLDPPLKEEVRVAGVYACVDATRFPLQLPPLFEQTPVQQTMVQQVKHADVLLLTKTDLTPPDRRFALEGALRQLNDSSPILRVLNGQVDAKALLDVRHEVARRARPTRVLPRFGAARVKPEVRRQEKTSFGGLQTLHYEFGASVDADRLYEFMYRLPESVARGKGFYRDAENGQMYQFHFTPYAPMTAPAEGEMPAFAVLIGENLAERELLQQLQACEVENTPR, encoded by the coding sequence ATGGCGATTCCAGTTTATCTATTGACCGGCTTTCTCGGAAGCGGGAAAACCACACTGTTGAAAACGCTGTTGCTCGCGGTGAAAGAGCAGGGCCTTAAAGCTGCCGTCTTGATGAACGAGTTTGGAAAAGTCAGTGTGGATACGCTGCTCTTGCAGGGAACTGCGGTGCCAACGGTTGACCTGATCGAAGGCTGTGTGTGCTGCACGGTGCGCGGGAGTTTGACCGGAGCGATGATGCAACTGGTGGAGGAGCATCGCCCAGACTTGATTTTTCTGGAAGCGACAGGGGTAGCACTGCCACTGGAAATTGTCGATTCGCTGCTCGATCCCCCTTTAAAAGAGGAAGTGCGGGTAGCTGGTGTTTATGCCTGCGTAGATGCGACTCGGTTTCCGTTGCAGTTGCCACCGCTGTTTGAACAGACTCCGGTGCAACAGACGATGGTACAGCAGGTCAAGCACGCCGATGTGCTTTTGCTGACCAAAACCGACTTGACGCCGCCCGATCGGCGTTTTGCACTGGAAGGAGCGTTGCGGCAGTTGAACGACTCATCGCCCATCCTCCGCGTGCTAAACGGGCAGGTGGATGCAAAAGCGCTGCTTGACGTGCGCCATGAGGTGGCTCGACGAGCCCGACCAACGCGTGTTCTGCCGCGCTTTGGGGCGGCGCGCGTCAAGCCAGAGGTGCGGAGGCAGGAGAAGACGAGCTTTGGCGGGCTGCAAACGCTTCATTATGAGTTTGGAGCAAGTGTCGATGCCGATCGTCTGTATGAGTTTATGTACCGCTTGCCGGAGAGTGTGGCGCGGGGAAAAGGGTTTTATCGAGATGCGGAGAACGGGCAGATGTATCAATTTCATTTTACTCCGTACGCCCCGATGACCGCGCCAGCCGAAGGTGAGATGCCGGCGTTTGCTGTGCTGATCGGGGAAAATTTGGCGGAGCGGGAGTTGCTCCAACAACTGCAAGCATGTGAAGTAGAAAATACCCCGCGCTAG
- the cotE gene encoding outer spore coat protein CotE: protein MARTDKEYRAREIITNAVCGTGSKYSQTTYTIRPANRPTTIGGCWVMNHSYEAELIGDVVEVHGRFDVNVWYSYHGNSETAVAKDTVTYTETIPLRELDPNCAREHVKVSVKVMQQPNCLDATVVDSGNEILVRVEKELSTEIVGETKVWVLTVDQPHFKDDEDMEDEVFEDDDDFED from the coding sequence ATGGCACGCACAGACAAAGAATACCGCGCCCGGGAGATCATCACCAATGCGGTTTGCGGAACGGGCAGCAAATACTCGCAGACGACGTATACGATTCGTCCGGCGAATCGGCCGACTACGATCGGGGGTTGCTGGGTGATGAACCACTCCTACGAAGCGGAGTTGATCGGCGACGTCGTCGAAGTACATGGTCGTTTTGATGTGAACGTCTGGTACTCGTACCACGGCAACAGTGAAACGGCGGTTGCAAAAGACACCGTTACCTATACGGAAACGATCCCGCTGCGCGAACTCGATCCGAACTGCGCCCGAGAACATGTCAAAGTCAGCGTGAAAGTGATGCAACAGCCGAACTGCTTGGATGCAACGGTTGTTGACAGCGGCAACGAGATTTTGGTGCGTGTCGAAAAGGAGCTTTCGACCGAAATTGTCGGCGAAACAAAAGTGTGGGTGCTCACGGTCGATCAACCACACTTCAAGGATGATGAGGATATGGAAGATGAAGTCTTCGAAGACGATGACGATTTTGAAGATTAA
- a CDS encoding YheC/YheD family endospore coat-associated protein, translating into MNGTALGICKITSWPNSTESVVTLPGAWQLHLAAVDHHDRVTLRAGNRKATAQVVYTDEQEVQMTQSLREQLCLPFGSIAVKAQNGELCFGPFLGLYALPSKKTGKPFGELTSLFQDMMVLAAQAGIGLYVFLPGEINWRAGIATCYVYKQREKHWVRTKRPLPDLVMPKIMGQPPRWRDRMRQDLLQIEKLVPYGHFSKATGHKWDVHRTLEASETTRGYLPETRLVHRTEDIEDLLTRHPIVYVKPSYGTQGKSIYRLTLQKRGVRVQYSLRGRTMNRYFKRSGTNWRVFVQKRFCAKRSYLVQQGIDLLADRGIRPVDFRWLVQKDGRNNWGITARVARIGGSGSITTNLHTGGSAVLAEDLLRQNGFRDESVRRALLQRIDTAALQICRTLEAQAGRIGELGIDFAVTMPGEVYLIEVNPRPGRQMLKQTSTQVRALSLMRNLEYAKYTTGFEPQTIS; encoded by the coding sequence TTGAACGGTACAGCGCTCGGCATTTGTAAGATCACCAGTTGGCCGAACAGCACAGAGTCTGTCGTCACCTTGCCCGGTGCATGGCAGTTACACTTGGCCGCTGTCGATCACCATGACAGAGTGACCCTGCGCGCAGGCAACCGAAAAGCGACTGCGCAGGTGGTATATACGGATGAACAGGAGGTGCAGATGACCCAATCTTTGCGCGAGCAGCTCTGTCTGCCGTTCGGGAGCATCGCGGTGAAAGCGCAAAACGGTGAGCTTTGCTTCGGCCCATTTCTTGGCTTGTACGCGCTGCCATCAAAAAAAACGGGCAAGCCGTTTGGGGAACTGACTTCGCTTTTTCAAGACATGATGGTGCTTGCGGCCCAAGCGGGCATCGGGCTTTACGTCTTCTTGCCAGGCGAGATCAACTGGCGAGCAGGAATCGCCACCTGCTATGTCTACAAACAGCGCGAGAAACATTGGGTGCGCACCAAACGCCCCCTGCCCGATCTGGTGATGCCGAAAATCATGGGCCAGCCCCCGCGATGGCGCGACCGCATGCGCCAAGACCTGTTGCAGATCGAGAAGCTCGTGCCCTACGGACATTTCTCAAAAGCAACCGGGCATAAATGGGACGTTCACCGCACGTTGGAAGCGAGCGAAACGACCCGCGGTTACTTGCCGGAAACCCGGCTTGTTCATCGTACAGAAGACATTGAAGACCTGCTCACTCGCCATCCCATCGTCTATGTCAAACCGAGCTATGGCACGCAAGGCAAGAGCATCTACCGCCTGACTTTGCAAAAACGTGGGGTCCGCGTCCAATACTCCCTACGGGGGCGCACGATGAACCGCTATTTTAAGCGTTCGGGGACGAATTGGCGAGTTTTTGTGCAAAAACGCTTTTGTGCAAAGCGCTCTTATCTGGTTCAACAAGGCATCGATCTGCTTGCCGATCGTGGCATCCGCCCGGTCGATTTTCGCTGGTTGGTGCAAAAAGACGGGCGAAACAACTGGGGGATCACCGCCCGCGTCGCCCGCATCGGCGGTTCTGGGTCGATCACAACCAATCTGCACACCGGGGGCAGCGCGGTGCTCGCCGAAGATCTGCTCCGCCAAAACGGATTTCGCGACGAGTCTGTGCGCCGCGCGCTGCTGCAACGGATCGACACAGCCGCTTTGCAGATCTGCCGAACTCTGGAAGCGCAAGCGGGACGGATAGGTGAACTGGGCATCGACTTTGCCGTTACGATGCCAGGGGAAGTATATCTGATCGAAGTCAATCCTCGCCCAGGTCGGCAGATGCTGAAACAGACATCTACGCAGGTACGTGCATTGTCACTTATGCGCAATCTTGAATATGCTAAGTACACAACAGGTTTTGAGCCGCAGACGATCAGCTAG
- a CDS encoding PHP domain-containing protein — translation MTIADLHAHTTASDGTFTPRELVELAKRNRLQAVAVTDHDTMDGLSEARAAGKELGVEVIPGIELSTTLEGREVHVLGYFYDPDHQELRDLIAKMREDRLNRLDKMIVRLQQGGLAITKDEVLNEAKGAVGRPHIARVLMKKGYVSNIPEAFDKYLGSGKIGYVERLKVTPEMAVQLILQAGGSPVVAHPGLVGKDELFDKLVPLGLIGLEAFHPDHPSEKRAHYAKLAEHHGLLATGGSDFHGGGAEHRGDLGSVHVSYEVVEKLRQKAAYKGWN, via the coding sequence ATGACTATTGCAGATCTTCATGCACATACGACGGCCAGCGACGGTACATTCACGCCGCGTGAATTAGTGGAGCTGGCTAAACGCAACAGATTGCAGGCGGTCGCTGTCACTGACCATGATACGATGGACGGTCTGAGCGAAGCGCGGGCAGCCGGTAAGGAGCTAGGAGTAGAAGTAATCCCTGGCATTGAACTCAGCACCACGCTAGAAGGAAGAGAAGTGCATGTGCTCGGCTACTTTTATGACCCCGATCACCAGGAACTGCGGGACTTGATCGCGAAAATGCGCGAAGATCGCCTAAACCGCCTCGACAAGATGATCGTCCGCCTGCAACAAGGGGGGCTTGCGATCACGAAAGACGAGGTGCTGAATGAAGCGAAAGGAGCGGTCGGCCGCCCGCACATCGCTCGCGTTTTGATGAAGAAAGGCTACGTCAGCAATATCCCAGAGGCGTTTGACAAATATTTGGGTTCGGGCAAGATCGGCTATGTGGAGCGGTTGAAGGTGACGCCTGAGATGGCGGTACAACTGATCTTACAGGCGGGTGGCAGTCCGGTTGTCGCGCATCCTGGCCTGGTCGGAAAGGATGAGCTTTTTGACAAGCTCGTCCCGCTCGGCCTGATTGGGTTAGAGGCGTTTCATCCCGATCATCCCTCGGAAAAACGCGCGCATTATGCAAAGTTGGCCGAACATCACGGATTGCTTGCGACGGGCGGTTCCGATTTTCATGGCGGTGGAGCTGAACATCGCGGCGATCTGGGCTCCGTTCATGTCTCTTATGAAGTGGTGGAAAAGCTGCGTCAAAAGGCGGCGTATAAAGGCTGGAACTAA
- the yjeH gene encoding L-methionine/branched-chain amino acid transporter yields the protein MEKTKTLQATIGLPQAVALYIGAVLGSGVLLVPGLAAEIAGPASLLAWGLMTLLILPMALSMGLLAAKFPSAGGVSHFVSRAFGDRAGTVVGWFFLMAVPVGTPITALIGAGYLSVAMGWGESARLTVAVIMLLVGLLTNLLGMKVAGSIQVTVVAAIVAVLLLAIAGAAPNIEARHFTPFLSNGWYSVGQATAIIFWCFIGWEAVSHLSEEFVDPEREAVKGVTIAAIVVGLLYFLTALATVGTHTYGQAGLSETSLALVIEGLLGKSGIYIAGFTGVFICMATIIAYVGATSRLAYALAQKGDAPKLLGALSKKHGTPVGGLAFLAVCFVIVLALYATDSISLSTLIQFPNATIILTYLGGCAAGIRLLKGNKWGVRLSWLSFVLTALIFPFVGWAMLYPLLILAIVWLSGLRKGDPHDLPR from the coding sequence ATGGAAAAAACAAAAACTTTACAAGCCACGATCGGACTTCCGCAAGCGGTCGCGTTGTACATTGGGGCTGTGCTCGGCTCAGGCGTGTTGCTCGTACCGGGGTTGGCCGCCGAAATCGCAGGTCCCGCCTCACTGCTTGCCTGGGGGTTGATGACCTTGCTCATCTTACCGATGGCGCTGTCGATGGGCCTTTTGGCTGCCAAATTCCCAAGCGCCGGCGGCGTCTCTCATTTTGTCAGTCGGGCATTTGGCGACCGCGCTGGCACGGTTGTCGGCTGGTTCTTCCTGATGGCTGTCCCAGTCGGTACACCGATCACGGCCTTGATTGGAGCTGGCTACCTCAGCGTCGCAATGGGCTGGGGGGAATCGGCTCGCCTCACAGTCGCGGTCATCATGCTGCTGGTCGGACTGCTCACCAACCTGCTCGGCATGAAAGTGGCGGGCAGCATCCAAGTCACCGTTGTTGCCGCCATCGTCGCCGTTCTCTTACTCGCCATCGCAGGAGCCGCTCCGAACATCGAAGCACGCCATTTCACCCCGTTTCTGTCAAATGGCTGGTACAGTGTCGGGCAGGCGACCGCGATCATCTTCTGGTGTTTTATCGGCTGGGAGGCCGTATCACATTTGTCGGAGGAGTTTGTCGATCCGGAACGAGAAGCGGTCAAAGGGGTGACGATCGCCGCCATCGTCGTCGGTCTTCTCTATTTCCTGACCGCCTTGGCTACTGTCGGCACACACACCTACGGACAAGCGGGCCTGTCTGAAACATCGCTTGCCCTCGTCATCGAAGGACTGCTCGGCAAAAGTGGCATCTACATCGCTGGATTTACAGGTGTATTCATCTGCATGGCCACGATCATCGCCTATGTTGGAGCCACCTCCCGGCTCGCCTATGCTCTCGCGCAAAAAGGCGACGCACCCAAGCTGCTCGGGGCCCTGTCCAAGAAGCATGGCACCCCAGTTGGGGGACTTGCCTTTCTGGCAGTGTGCTTCGTGATCGTGCTCGCGCTTTATGCGACCGACAGCATCTCGCTTAGCACATTGATCCAATTCCCGAACGCGACCATCATTCTCACCTACCTAGGCGGGTGTGCAGCAGGCATTCGACTGCTCAAGGGCAACAAATGGGGCGTTCGTCTCTCTTGGTTGAGCTTTGTCCTGACCGCTTTGATCTTCCCTTTTGTCGGTTGGGCGATGCTATACCCACTTTTGATCCTCGCGATCGTCTGGCTTTCTGGATTGAGGAAAGGCGACCCACACGATCTTCCCCGCTAA
- the thyX gene encoding FAD-dependent thymidylate synthase yields MAVRFAYKGVEYPTALKLSKELPMLASVLVQWSEDADWFAANVASLCYDTDLYKPGSKVATRVVEHCRDSGHNTVLEHNVFSFVKKVPIFVARQDLRARHASFDERSLRYCRADDGSLVYYTPKELLQPGRESELNQWQYVHEQAIELYSRLTDEEILEGEKARSVLPVGIATTYTDTRNAWAWRHHSMKRLCLRAQDEIRLVRRQEVNQLIKVAPLLFGDLNMPCYMQNQGCPETKTCGVIELNETSRLAVAYERMLERKEKHPVE; encoded by the coding sequence ATGGCGGTACGTTTTGCGTATAAAGGGGTCGAATACCCGACTGCGCTCAAACTGTCCAAGGAGTTGCCGATGTTGGCTTCGGTGTTGGTACAATGGTCGGAGGATGCCGACTGGTTTGCTGCCAATGTGGCGAGCCTGTGCTATGACACCGATTTGTACAAACCGGGCTCGAAGGTGGCGACACGGGTTGTCGAGCATTGCCGTGACTCCGGTCACAATACGGTGCTGGAGCACAACGTGTTTTCGTTTGTGAAAAAGGTGCCGATCTTTGTGGCGCGTCAAGATTTGCGCGCCCGTCACGCTTCGTTCGACGAGCGGAGCCTGCGTTATTGCCGGGCGGATGACGGCAGTTTGGTGTATTATACGCCAAAGGAGCTTTTGCAGCCCGGTCGTGAAAGTGAATTGAATCAGTGGCAGTATGTGCATGAACAGGCGATTGAACTATATAGCAGGCTTACCGATGAGGAGATCCTCGAAGGGGAAAAAGCCCGCTCGGTCTTGCCAGTCGGCATTGCGACGACCTACACGGACACCCGCAATGCTTGGGCTTGGCGGCACCATTCGATGAAGCGCTTGTGCCTGCGCGCGCAGGATGAGATCCGGTTGGTTCGCCGCCAAGAGGTGAACCAGTTGATCAAGGTGGCTCCGCTCTTGTTTGGCGATCTGAATATGCCTTGCTATATGCAAAATCAAGGCTGCCCGGAGACGAAGACGTGCGGTGTGATCGAACTGAATGAAACGAGCCGCTTGGCCGTTGCCTATGAGCGTATGCTGGAACGCAAGGAGAAACACCCCGTCGAATGA
- a CDS encoding aminoglycoside adenylyltransferase domain-containing protein: protein MTCEIPTALQPLIAAYTCQLNNASFRDALHGIYLYGSIALGAFDEQRSDIDFLTVLRRDLTEAERGELELLHIRLQNDHPLAFLMDGMYIHRQHLGRLNPEIPPYSFTHEGEFHRAGHWDVNHVTWWLLQHRAVTVFGPESSTLLLHVTTEDLRATMAYNLHSYWSHRLQALEGMSFDTLPETELQADTADAVLTLCRIAYTLEHGDILSKTAALQYAIQSSDAKWQPLFRETLRIRENTEASNACKSQSLDFPSVIAFACVACDFIRTVIDTHPQKSIEGGTSA, encoded by the coding sequence ATGACTTGTGAGATACCGACCGCGTTACAACCGCTGATTGCGGCTTACACCTGCCAATTGAATAACGCTTCGTTTCGCGACGCGTTGCACGGCATATACCTCTACGGTTCGATCGCTCTAGGGGCTTTTGATGAGCAACGGAGCGACATCGACTTCCTCACCGTTTTGCGCCGCGACTTGACCGAAGCGGAGCGGGGCGAACTCGAACTGTTGCACATCCGCTTGCAAAACGATCATCCTCTCGCCTTCCTCATGGATGGCATGTACATACATCGTCAGCACCTCGGCCGGCTCAATCCGGAGATCCCGCCCTACAGCTTCACGCACGAAGGCGAGTTCCACCGTGCCGGACACTGGGATGTCAACCATGTCACGTGGTGGCTGCTCCAACATCGTGCAGTCACCGTCTTCGGCCCGGAATCATCTACACTGCTGCTTCATGTCACGACGGAGGACCTGCGCGCCACGATGGCGTATAACTTGCACAGTTATTGGTCGCACCGCCTGCAAGCGCTGGAGGGGATGAGCTTCGACACGCTGCCCGAGACGGAACTCCAAGCGGATACAGCAGACGCCGTCCTCACTCTCTGCCGCATTGCGTACACCTTGGAGCACGGCGACATACTTTCCAAAACGGCAGCTTTGCAATATGCCATCCAATCATCTGATGCAAAATGGCAACCTCTGTTTCGCGAAACGCTTCGCATCCGTGAAAATACGGAAGCATCCAACGCATGCAAGTCACAATCGCTCGATTTTCCATCTGTTATCGCCTTTGCCTGCGTCGCCTGCGATTTCATCCGCACCGTGATCGACACCCATCCGCAGAAAAGCATCGAAGGAGGAACGTCCGCGTGA
- the spoVS gene encoding stage V sporulation protein SpoVS, with amino-acid sequence MDVLKVSAKSNPNSVAGALAGVLRERGNAEIQAIGAGALNQAVKAVAIARGFVAPSGVDLICIPAFTDIIIDGEERTAIKLIVEPR; translated from the coding sequence GTGGATGTATTAAAAGTTTCAGCAAAATCCAACCCTAATTCTGTAGCTGGAGCATTGGCAGGTGTCCTTCGCGAACGAGGCAATGCTGAGATCCAAGCGATCGGGGCGGGCGCACTCAATCAGGCTGTGAAGGCGGTGGCGATTGCACGGGGCTTTGTCGCACCAAGCGGCGTTGACCTGATTTGCATTCCTGCTTTTACCGATATCATTATTGATGGCGAAGAGCGAACCGCGATCAAACTGATTGTGGAACCGAGGTAA